Genomic DNA from Ilyobacter polytropus DSM 2926:
GCTGTCCAATCTACATCAGGACGGAATGGCTGAAATTTATATAAAATTAGAGGGTAAAAATCCAGGTGGAAGTATAAAAGACAGAGCTGCTCTAGGAATGATAGAAGAAGCTGAAAAATCAGGGATACTGAAAAAAAACGGAGTTATAATAGAGCCTACAAGTGGAAATACAGGTATTGCATTAACTCTTATAGGGGTTTTAAAAGGTTACAGGGTAATAGTTGTAATGCCTGACACCATGAGTGTAGAGAGAAGAAATATAGTAAAATCATACGGTGGGGAACTTGTGCTTACTGATGGTTCTCTTGGCATGAAAGGTGCTATTGAAAAAGCTGAAGAACTTTCTTATAATATTGCCGGTAGTTTTATACCTCAGCAGTTTACCAATAAAGCCAATCCTGCAAAGCATTATGAAAGTACTGCAGAGGAAATTCTTGAGGATTTTGATAGTTTAGATGCTTTTGTCACAGGAGTAGGTACCGGTGGGACAGTCACAGGTATTGGTAAAAAATTAAAAGAAAAGATGAAAAATATAAAAATATATGCAGTGGAACCGGAAACATCTGCTGTAATGTCAGGAGAAAATCCAGGAAAACACAAGATACAGGGTATAGGGGCAGGTTTTATACCTGAAATATTAGATATGGATATTGTGGACGAAGTGATACAAATAAATGATGCTGAGGCTTACGAATCTGCCAGAGATACAGCTAAAAAAGAGGGACTGCTTCTTGGGATATCATCTGGGGCAAATATTGCAGCTGCAGTAAAAGTAGCCAAAGAACTGGGAGAAGGGAAAAAAGTTTTGACCATATCTCCAGACGGAGGAGAGAAGTATCTCTCTACAGACCTTTACGGATAAAATATAAAGAATAAAAAAATGGAAAGAGAGGTATATCTATGTTTAAAGGATTAAAATACGATTTAGATAATATACTTAAACAAGATCCTGCTGCTAGAAGCAGACTGGAAGTCTTTTTTCTTTACCCGAGTATTCACTCGGTTATTTTTCACAGAATTTCCAGTTTTCTTTACAATAAAAAGTTTTTTTTCCTGGCTAGATTTATCTCTCAATTTGCACGTTTTTTAACAGGGATAGAAATACATCCAGGTGCTAAAATAGGAAAAGGCCTATTTATTGATCACGGTATGGGAGTAGTAATAGGTGAAACAGCTGTTGTTGGAAATAACATAACCCTTTATCATCAGGTCACTTTAGGAGGGACAGGAAATGAGAAAGGTAAGAGACATCCTACAGTAGAGGATGGTTGTATAATTGGATCTGGAGCCAAAGTTTTGGGTAATATAACATTGGGTCCAGGAAGCAGAGTGGGAGCCAACTCGGTGGTTTTAAAAGATGTACCTGCTGGAGCTACTGTAGTTGGGAT
This window encodes:
- the cysK gene encoding cysteine synthase A translates to MIVNNSVELIGNTPVVRLSNLHQDGMAEIYIKLEGKNPGGSIKDRAALGMIEEAEKSGILKKNGVIIEPTSGNTGIALTLIGVLKGYRVIVVMPDTMSVERRNIVKSYGGELVLTDGSLGMKGAIEKAEELSYNIAGSFIPQQFTNKANPAKHYESTAEEILEDFDSLDAFVTGVGTGGTVTGIGKKLKEKMKNIKIYAVEPETSAVMSGENPGKHKIQGIGAGFIPEILDMDIVDEVIQINDAEAYESARDTAKKEGLLLGISSGANIAAAVKVAKELGEGKKVLTISPDGGEKYLSTDLYG
- the epsC gene encoding serine O-acetyltransferase EpsC, whose amino-acid sequence is MFKGLKYDLDNILKQDPAARSRLEVFFLYPSIHSVIFHRISSFLYNKKFFFLARFISQFARFLTGIEIHPGAKIGKGLFIDHGMGVVIGETAVVGNNITLYHQVTLGGTGNEKGKRHPTVEDGCIIGSGAKVLGNITLGPGSRVGANSVVLKDVPAGATVVGIPAAIKKKRYKINKEAEMTSKRA